TGGCAGGGCGGGGCTTGATTTTTTAGCGGTACCACCTTGGTTCGGCTCGTAACACGGCCCGAGAAGACGGCACGGCCGAACCCGCTCTGGGTTTCGGATTTCACCTACGTTTCGACGTAGCCGGGCGGGTCGTATGTGGCTTTCGTGATCGATGTGTTCGCTCGCCGTATCGTCGGTTGGCGAGTCAGCCGTTCGATGACCAGGGCTTCGTTCCGGATGCACTTGAACGGGCGCTTTACGCACGACGCCCACGCGACGACGAAACCTTGATCGCGGCTGCGTACCTGCGTCGCTATCGGCGAGCGCTCGCGTAGGCGGCCGCGTTGCAGTCGCGCGGCTCGAACACCTCGACGCCGGACACGAAGTTGGTAAGCCGCAAGAGTGGCTCGATGCGCTTGAACGTTTCAGCCTAAACGCCCCGCCCGAACCACGCCCGCTTCACCTTCTGCAACATCCGATACGGCGTCACGAAGTGCAGCAAGGTCTTCGCGATGCCAGCCCAATCCCGCCAGTTCAGCACATTCCAGTAACGCAGTTGCAACCGCAACGTCGACGTAATCTGCTTGCGCCGCTTCGTCGCGCTGATCCCGCCTTCGTTCAACTCGTAATAAAGCCCGAGTTCTGGCAGATTCCCGCAGTCGTAGCGCTCCATGAGGCGCAGGAACAGGTCGAGGTCTTCCGCGGCCGGATACTGCACGCGATAGTTGCCCACGTCGATCACGGCCGCCACACGCAGCATCACCGAAGGATGCACGAGCGGCGCGATGAGCAGGCGCGTGCGGCGCAATGTGAGCGCGTCGGCGGCGGGGCGCAGCATGAATAGCGGCTCGCCCGCCTGATTTACGACCTGCGTCCAGGTGCCGAGTGCCGCGAGTCTGGGCTCGGCTTCCATGCGCGCGCGCTGCTTCGCGAGCCGGTGCGGCACGGCCAGATCGCCCGCGTCGATACGCGCCGCGTACTGAAAGCCGCGCGCGGCCAGCGCCTCGATGCCGGCCTGCAATGCGCGCTCGATGCCGCCGTTTTGCGCCATCCGCACGACTTCCACCTGCATGCCCGGCACGTTCGGCGCGACGATCGGCGGCGCGCTGCCGTCGTCGACGATCAGCGCGTAGAGGGGCGCGTCTTCCGCGAACGAAGCAAGCGTGCGCTCGACATCGGCCTGACCGTTGTAGGCGGGCATGAGCACGGCAACGTCGGCGAGCGCGCCTTGGCGGCCGGACACCTGGGCAAACATCTGAGGAGGCGACCCAGCAACGGAATTCGTCATGAAGCGAGCTTGAAGCGGATGTAGTAGAGGTTCACGCAGGCCGCCGCGAGATAACCGGCGGCGAGGCCCAGCAGCGCGCCATAGGCGCCGAAGCGCGCGATCGCCACGAGATTGACGGCGAACGCCACCGCGAGCGCGAGCAGCCATTTCGCGAGCAGCACGTACTTCGCCTGATATTTGAGCACGACGAGATTACCGATCGCTTCGAGCCCCGCAGGCACCGAAAGCCACACGGCCCAGCGGAATATGCCGATCGCGCCTTCGTACGCCGGTCCGAACACGCGGCCGATGATAAAGCCCGCGAGCGCGTCGAGCAGCAGCGCGCCCGCGACCATCACGAGCGCCGTGAGCGCGAAGAGGCGCACGAGATTGCGGCGCAGTTGCGCGGTCTCTTGCACGCGATACACGAAGGCGGGCGCAATGGTCTGCGAGAGCATCAGCGCGAGCGTGATCCAGTTTTCGTTGAGCTGCTGCGCGGCCGAGTAGCGGCCGAGATCGGCGAACGAAATGGTGCGCTCGAGCATCAGCCGGTCGAGCTTGAGAAAGAGGTACATGCAGATCAGGCCGAGCCAGAACACCGTGCCCGCCGTGGCGAAATGCCTGAACAGCGCGCGGTCCACATGCCAGCCTAGCTTGCCGCCGTGACGGCGCCGGAAATACAGCAGCAGCACCGCGCCGATGGCCGCCGATTCGAGCGCCCAGAGCCAGCCGAACGCCGCCGGTGCGAACGCGGCACGCGCGAGCAGGAACACGAGCAACGCCTTGATCGCGGCCGTGGTCATGCTCGCGAGCAATTGCGGCTTGCTGTACGTCATGCTCTGCAGCCACGCGTTGATGACGCCCACGAACGGCTCGCGGAACAGCATCGTCACGACAAGCCCGGCCAGCATGGCGCCCACGAGCGGGTCGGTCGCGCCGAGCGCAATGCCGATCCACGTGAGCACGAGCGCCGCCGCCGAGACACCGATGCGCAACGCGAACGCGCTGCCGAGCACGGTGCCGAGTTCCTGCGGCGGCCGGTTGACGATGGTTGGCACGAGAATCTCGGCGCCGCATACCCAGGTGATGGGCGAGAGCACCAGCAGCAGCGTGTTGGCGTACTGCCATTTGCCGAACACATCGGGGCCGAAATAGCGCGCGAGCACCCCGCTGATGACGATGGCCACCGCGATCTGCGTGAGACGTTCGAGCCCGAGCCACACGATGTTCGCGAACGCGCGCGCGACGTCGGGGTTGGTGAAGCGTTTGAGGCTCAGCATTGCGCCTCGTGAGGCGCCTGACGAAGCGTCGCGCATAAAAAATCCCGGGCACGCGGCGTGCGTGCTATCTCCGCCCCGTTTGGCGGACAAAATGGCGATGAAAGGGGGCGGCGACGCATTAAAATAGGTACATACCACGGCCGAAAGACCGCAATTATAGTTTGTAACGGATCCCACTTTTCGTAACGGCAGGCAGGTTGCGTCACGCGGCTGTGTTACGAATAGACCCCGAATTCGAATCCCTCCATCTGCACGGTGAGCCTCAACATGACTTCCAGATCGATTTTCAAGGCATATGACATTCGCGGCGTGATCGGCAAGACGCTCGACGCGGATACGGCGCGCGCCATCGGCCGCGCATTCGGCAGCGAGGTGCGTGCACAGGGCGGCGACGCGGTGGTGATCGCGCGCGACGGACGTCTCTCGGGCCCCGAACTCTCGCACGCGCTCGCCGACGGCCTGTGCGAAGCGGGCGTCGACGTGGTCGACGTTGGCATGGTGCCCACGCCCGTGGGCTACTTCGCGGCGAGCGTGCCGCTCAAGCTCGCGGGCGGCGAGCGCAACGTCGACTCGTGCATCGTCGTGACGGGCAGCCATAACCCGCCCGACTACAACGGCTTCAAGATGGTCCTGCGCGGCAAGGCCATTTACGGCGAGCAGATCCAGGCGCTCTACGAACGCATCGTGGCCGAGCGCTTCGACGCGGGCGAGGGCAGTTACACGCAGTACGACATCGTCGACGCCTACGTCGATCGCATCGTTGGCGACGTGAAGCTCGCGCGCCCGATGAAGATCGTCGTCGACACGGGCAACGGCGTGGCGGGCGGTCTCGCGCCGCGTCTGTTCAAGGCGCTCGGCTGCGACCTCGTCGAACTCTTCACCGAAGTCGACGGCACCTTCCCGAACCATCACCCGGACCCGGCGCACCCGGAAAACCTCCAGGACGTGATTCGCGCGCTGCAAGACAACGCGGACACCGAAGTGGGCTTCGCGTTCGACGGCGACGGCGACCGCCTGGGCGTCGTCACGAAGGACGGCCAGATCATCTACCCGGATCGCCAGCTCATGCTGTTCGCCGAGGAAGTGCTCTCGCGCAATCCGGGCAAGCAGATCATTTACGACGTGAAGTGCACGCGTAACCTCGCGAAGTGGGTGAAGGAAAAGGGCGGCGAGCCGCTGATGTGGAAGACGGGCCACTCGCTCGTGAAGGCGAAGCTGCGCGAAACCGGCGCGCCGCTGGCGGGCGAAATGAGCGGCCACGTGTTCTTCAAGGACCGCTGGTACGGTTTCGACGACGGCCTGTACACGGGCGCGCGTCTGCTTGAAATCCTCTCGCGCGTGCCGGATCCGAGCCAGTTGCTCAACGATCTGCCGAACTCGCACGCCACGCCGGAACTGCAACTGAAGCTCGAAGAAGGCGAGAACTTCGAGCTGATCGGCAAGCTGCAGAAGAACGCCCAGTTCACGGGCGCCGACGAAGTCATCACCATCGACGGTCTGCGCGTGGAATACCCGGACGGCTTTGGCCTCGCGCGTTCGTCGAACACCACGCCGGTCGTGGTCATGCGCTTCGAAGCCGACAACGACGCCGCGCTCGCGCGCATCCAGGCCGACTTCAAGCGCGTGATTCTCGCCGAAAAGCCGGACGCGAAGCTGCCGTTCTAAGGGCGTTCGCCACCGGGTTTGCCGCCGCGTTTTGCACTGCCCGGCGGCTGATCCGTGGATCAAACGGCGCCGCGCGACACCGCTCGCGCGGCGCCGTTTTTTCATCCGGGCGCCGATCCTGCACGCAATTCGCCCGCTTTCACGCGTGAATTCGCTGCCAATACCGCGCATTTCGTCGCGCTTTTCGCCGCATTCCGTCTTTTCCCTGCGGCGCCTGCGCCCGGCGCGCTAAAATTGCGGACCTTTTTCCTCTGTCCGCCCCTTGAGCTTGAGCGTGCAAAAGATTCTCATCGTGCGCGTGTCGTCGTTAGGCGACGTCGTCCACAACATGCCCGCCATCGCCGACATCCGCCGGCGCTATCCCGACGCGCAGATCGACTGGCTCGTCGAAGAGAGCTTCCAGTCGCTCGTCGAGCTGGTGCACGGCGTGCGCCGCGCGATTCCGTTTTCGCTGCGCCGCTGGCGCAAGGGCCTGCTCTCGGGCGCGAACTGGCGCGAGATTGGCGGGTTTCGCCGGGCGCTGGCCGCCGAAAACTACGACCTCGTGATCGACTGCCAGGGGCTCATCAAGACCGCGTGGGTCGCGAGCTGGGCGCGCGGGCCGCTGGTCGGCCTCGGCAATCGCACCGACGGCGCGGGCTACGAGTGGCCGGTGCGCTTCTTCTACGACCGCGCGATCCGCATCGAGCCGCGCACGCACGTGGTCGAGCGCACGCGCCAGCTGGTGGCGGGCGCGCTGGAATTGCCGGCGCCCACGCCCGGCGACGAGATCGACTTCGGTATCGACACGTTCCGCGCGGCGCAGGCGCTCGCGGGCGTCGGGCTGAATCTGCCGGTGCCTTACGTGGTGTTCGTGCACGCGACCTCGCGCGCCGACAAGCAATGGCCCGACGCCAACTGGATCGAGCTGGGGCAGGCGCTCGTGCGGCGCGGCGCCTCGCTGGTGCTGCCGTGGGGCAGCGAGGCCGAGCGCGCGACGAGCGAGCGGCTCGCGCGCGAATTCGGCGAAGCGGCAATCGTGCCGCCGAGGCTGTCGCTGCCCGCCGTGGTCGGGCTGATCGAGGGCGCGGCGGCCACCGTGGGCGTGGACACGGGCCTCGTGCACATTGCGGCGGCGCTCAAGCGGCCGACCGTCGAGTTGTACAATTTCGCGACCGCCTGGCGCACGGGCGGCTACTGGTCGCCGAACGTGGTCAATCTGGGCACGGCCGGCCAGCCGCCGACGCTCGCGCAGGTGAAGGGCGCGCTCGCGGGCTTCGGCCTGCTCTGACCGGCGGGAATCGCGCGCGCCTTGACCGGCGGCGGCTTCGGCGACGAAACCGGCTGCGAAGTATCAAGGCGGCGCACGGAACCTGCGGGTATAAAAATCGGCTCGCGCACGCGAGTCAGCGCGTAGCCAACGACGCAACACGCGCCGAGGCAACACGCAACGACGCAACACGGCACGTTGTGCCCCGAGGCCGACGCGCCACGCGTGCATTCAGATCACAGATCAAAGCGGACCCATGCCGGTCCATCGCTTCCAGGGGCGACCATGAACGAATCCCAGATCATCGAAATCACTTCCGGCGACTGGCACGGCCAGCAGCTTTCGCAGCCGCGCGAGACGCTCCTCGACGCCGTCGAGCAGGGCAAGGTGCTGTACTTCCCGAACCTGGCCTTCGCGATCGAAGGTCATGAGCGCGCGCTGCTCGACCCGGCTATCGCCGATCCCAAGCGCAAGAACATCAGCCTCGACCCGAACGGCGGCGCGCTGCACGGCGTGCTCGGCGACGCCAACGCGCAGGCCGCCGTGCGCGCGCTGATCGCGCGTTACCAGACCAACGCGCGCACGCTGGTGGACGGCCTCTTTCCCGAGTACACGGGCAAGCTGCGCGTGGCGCCCACGAGCCTGCGTCTGCATCAGGTGGAAACGCGCCAGACCTCGTGGCGCAAGGACGATTCGCGTCTGCACGTGGATGCGTTTCCGTCGCGGCCCAACTACGGCGAGCGCATCCTGCGCGTCTTCACCAACGTGAACCCGCACGGCGTGCCGCGCGTGTGGCGCGTGGGCGAGCCGTTCGAAGACATGGCGAAGCGCTTCCTGCCCAACATCAAGCCGCAGTTGCCGGGCTCCGCGTGGCTCCAGCATCTGCTGCACATCACCAAGTCGGCGCGCAGCGAGTACGACCATCTCATGCTGAACCTGCACGACGGCATGAAGGCCGACCTCGACTATCAGAAGGTGTGCCCGCAGGAGACCATCGGGTTTCCGCCGGGCAGCGTGTGGGTTTGCTTCTCCGATCACACCTCGCACGCCGTGATGTCCGGGCAGTTCATGATGGAACAGACCTTCTTCCTGCCCGCGAAAGACATGGTGCATCCGCAATGGGCGCCGCTCGGCATTCTCGAACGCCTCAAAGGCAAGGAACTGGTTTGAGCGCGCGCGTGACGATGGCCGCCGCCGTTCGCGCGGCGGCGCCGATTTTTTACGTCGATGTCGATGTCGATGTCGTCGATGTCGATGCCGCCGCTCCTGCCATTGCCGCCGCGCGCGCGGAGGCCCGATGCTGAGAGCGATCTATCGCGCGGCCTGGTGGCTGATCGCGCCGCTCGCGGTGCTGCGGCTCTACATCCGTTCGCGGCGCGAGCGCGGTTATCGCGAGCATATCGGCGAACGTTTCGGCTATTCGGCGGGGCGCCTGCCCGAGGACGACACGCCGCTGATCTGGGTGCACGCCGTGTCCGTGGGCGAGACGCGCGCGGCGCAACCGCTCGTCGACGCGCTGCTGGCCGCACGCCCCGACGCGCGCATCCTGCTCACGCACATGACGCCGGGCGGCCGCGCCACCGGCGAGCAGCTGTTCGGCGACCGCGTGCTGCGCTGCTATCTGCCCTACGACATGCCGCACGCGGTGCGGCGCTTTCTGCGCGCGTGGCGCCCCTCGCTCGGCCTGGTGATGGAAACCGAGGTGTGGCCCACGCTCATCGACGAATGCAAGCACGCCGACGTGCCGCTCGTGCTCACCAACGCGCGCATGTCGGCCCGTTCGGCGAAGCGCGCGGCGAAGTTCGGCGCGGGCGCGCGCGAGGTATTCGGCGGCTTCACGCGCGTGCTCGCGCAAAGTCCTTCCGACGCCGAACGCCTGAGCGCGCTCGGCGCGCGCAACGTGGCCGTGCTCGGCAATCTCAAGTTCGACATGGCGAGCCCGCCCGCGCTGATCGCACGCGGCCGCGACTGGCGTCGCGCAATCGGCACGCGGCCCGTGTGGGTCGCGGCCAGCACCCGCGAGGGCGAAGAAGAACTCGTGTTGCAGGCGTTCGAGGCGCTGAAGATGCCGGACGCCCTGCTGATTCTCGTGCCGCGCCATCCGCAGCGCTTCGACGAAGTGGCGGCGCTGGTCGAACGCAAGGGCTTGAAGCTCGCGCGGCGCTCGAAATGGGCACCGGCGGCGCCGGGCAAGAACGCGCAAGGCGGCTCGTCACAGGCATCGGCGGTATCCGTAGCGGCGTCGGCGGCGCTCAACGCCTTGCCGCACGACGTGAACATATTGCTCGGCGATTCGATGGGCGAAATGGGCGCGTACTACGCCGCCGCCGATCTCGCGTTCATCGGCGGAAGCTTGCTGCCGTTGGGCGGCCAGAACCTGATCGAAGCGTGCGCGGTGGGCGTGCCGGTGCTCATCGGCCCGCACGTGTTCAACTTCACGCAAGCCACCGCCGACGCCAAAGCGGCCGGTGCCTGCGAACAGGTGCAGGACCCGGCCGACCTCGCGCGCGCCTTGCGCGAACTGTTCGAGGACAAGTCGCGCCGCGTCGCCATGGGCGCGGCGGCGGCGGCCTTCGCGGCACGCCATCGCGGCGCGACCGCGCGCACGGTGGACGTGCTCTCCGCGCTGATCTGAAACGGCGGCACGCAGGCTTGCGTGCCGCGCGTTATCGACGAAATCTCGCCGAAATCTCGACTCAATCGGCGGAAAAAAACTCAGCCGACCAGCAACCCTTTCTTTTCGATGAAGCCCATCACCTGATCGAGCCCGTCGAGCGCCTTCAGGTTGCACATCACGAAGGGCCGCTCGCCGCGCATCTTCTTCGCGTCCGACGCCATGATGTCGAGATTCGCGCCCACGAGCGGCGCGAGGTCGGTCTTGTTGATGACGAGCAGGTCCGACTTCGTGATGCCGGGGCCGCCCTTGCGCGGAATCTTCTCGCCGCCCGCCACGTCGATCACGTAGATGGTGAGGTCCGACAACTCCGGGCTGAAGGTGGCCGCGAGATTGTCGCCGCCCGACTCGATGAACACGATGTCGGCGTCGGGGAAACGCGTGAGCATCTGGTCGACAGCCTCGAGGTTGATCGACGCATCTTCGCGAATGGCCGTGTGCGGGCAGCCGCCCGTTTCCACGCCCATGATGCGCTCGGCGGGCAGCGCGCCCGCCACCGTCAGCAAGCGCTGATCTTCCTTGGTGTAGATGTCGTTGGTGATGGCGACGAGGTCGTAGCGCTCGCGCATCGCCTTGCAGAGCATTTCGAGCAGCGTGGTCTTGCCGGAGCCGACCGGGCCGCCGACGCCGACGCGCAGCGGCGGCAGTTTCTTGGTTCGTTTGCTGGGTGCGTGCGAATTCATGGTGTGTCAGTGGCGAAGCGATTCAGGAGCGGAACAGTCGGGAGTACTGCGATTCGTGCCGCGACGACAAAATGCCGAGCTGCGGCGCGAACGTGTTGAGCGAGTCGGGCGGGGTGGCGAGCGCGCGCGCCACGGCGCGTTCGATCGCGGGCCGCAGCGCGACGAGAATGCGCTGCCCGGCGACCTGACCGAGCGGCACGGCCTTGAGCGCGGCGGCGGTCTGGTTCTCGACCCAGCTGAACGCGTAGGCGGCGAGCGTGGCATCGGCGGCGGCGTCGTGCGCGAAGGCCGCGAACGCGAACGCCGTGGGCTGCGCCACGGGCGTCATGCGATCGAGCGTGGCGCGGCGTTCGGTATCGCCCCATTCGAGCTGCGCGCATAGCTGGCGCAACGACCAGCCCATCTGCGAAGTTTCGCGGCGCAGTTCCGCCGATTCGCGGCTCGCGACGAATTCCGCGTTCGCCTCGATCAGCGCCGCGGCGTCGTGCGCGCGCCAGCGTTCGAGCTGATGCGCGAGAAACGGCAGTTCGCCGGGCGCGAGCACGGTGTCGAGACCGGCGGCGATCCAGCGTGAAGCGTCTTCGGCGTTGGCGATCAGGTTCGCTTCGATGGCCGCTTCGAGTCCCTGCGAGTAGCT
The Paraburkholderia acidisoli genome window above contains:
- a CDS encoding glycosyltransferase, whose translation is MFAQVSGRQGALADVAVLMPAYNGQADVERTLASFAEDAPLYALIVDDGSAPPIVAPNVPGMQVEVVRMAQNGGIERALQAGIEALAARGFQYAARIDAGDLAVPHRLAKQRARMEAEPRLAALGTWTQVVNQAGEPLFMLRPAADALTLRRTRLLIAPLVHPSVMLRVAAVIDVGNYRVQYPAAEDLDLFLRLMERYDCGNLPELGLYYELNEGGISATKRRKQITSTLRLQLRYWNVLNWRDWAGIAKTLLHFVTPYRMLQKVKRAWFGRGV
- a CDS encoding oligosaccharide flippase family protein translates to MLSLKRFTNPDVARAFANIVWLGLERLTQIAVAIVISGVLARYFGPDVFGKWQYANTLLLVLSPITWVCGAEILVPTIVNRPPQELGTVLGSAFALRIGVSAAALVLTWIGIALGATDPLVGAMLAGLVVTMLFREPFVGVINAWLQSMTYSKPQLLASMTTAAIKALLVFLLARAAFAPAAFGWLWALESAAIGAVLLLYFRRRHGGKLGWHVDRALFRHFATAGTVFWLGLICMYLFLKLDRLMLERTISFADLGRYSAAQQLNENWITLALMLSQTIAPAFVYRVQETAQLRRNLVRLFALTALVMVAGALLLDALAGFIIGRVFGPAYEGAIGIFRWAVWLSVPAGLEAIGNLVVLKYQAKYVLLAKWLLALAVAFAVNLVAIARFGAYGALLGLAAGYLAAACVNLYYIRFKLAS
- a CDS encoding phosphomannomutase/phosphoglucomutase, which codes for MTSRSIFKAYDIRGVIGKTLDADTARAIGRAFGSEVRAQGGDAVVIARDGRLSGPELSHALADGLCEAGVDVVDVGMVPTPVGYFAASVPLKLAGGERNVDSCIVVTGSHNPPDYNGFKMVLRGKAIYGEQIQALYERIVAERFDAGEGSYTQYDIVDAYVDRIVGDVKLARPMKIVVDTGNGVAGGLAPRLFKALGCDLVELFTEVDGTFPNHHPDPAHPENLQDVIRALQDNADTEVGFAFDGDGDRLGVVTKDGQIIYPDRQLMLFAEEVLSRNPGKQIIYDVKCTRNLAKWVKEKGGEPLMWKTGHSLVKAKLRETGAPLAGEMSGHVFFKDRWYGFDDGLYTGARLLEILSRVPDPSQLLNDLPNSHATPELQLKLEEGENFELIGKLQKNAQFTGADEVITIDGLRVEYPDGFGLARSSNTTPVVVMRFEADNDAALARIQADFKRVILAEKPDAKLPF
- the waaC gene encoding lipopolysaccharide heptosyltransferase I, with the translated sequence MQKILIVRVSSLGDVVHNMPAIADIRRRYPDAQIDWLVEESFQSLVELVHGVRRAIPFSLRRWRKGLLSGANWREIGGFRRALAAENYDLVIDCQGLIKTAWVASWARGPLVGLGNRTDGAGYEWPVRFFYDRAIRIEPRTHVVERTRQLVAGALELPAPTPGDEIDFGIDTFRAAQALAGVGLNLPVPYVVFVHATSRADKQWPDANWIELGQALVRRGASLVLPWGSEAERATSERLAREFGEAAIVPPRLSLPAVVGLIEGAAATVGVDTGLVHIAAALKRPTVELYNFATAWRTGGYWSPNVVNLGTAGQPPTLAQVKGALAGFGLL
- a CDS encoding Kdo hydroxylase family protein; translation: MNESQIIEITSGDWHGQQLSQPRETLLDAVEQGKVLYFPNLAFAIEGHERALLDPAIADPKRKNISLDPNGGALHGVLGDANAQAAVRALIARYQTNARTLVDGLFPEYTGKLRVAPTSLRLHQVETRQTSWRKDDSRLHVDAFPSRPNYGERILRVFTNVNPHGVPRVWRVGEPFEDMAKRFLPNIKPQLPGSAWLQHLLHITKSARSEYDHLMLNLHDGMKADLDYQKVCPQETIGFPPGSVWVCFSDHTSHAVMSGQFMMEQTFFLPAKDMVHPQWAPLGILERLKGKELV
- the waaA gene encoding lipid IV(A) 3-deoxy-D-manno-octulosonic acid transferase produces the protein MLRAIYRAAWWLIAPLAVLRLYIRSRRERGYREHIGERFGYSAGRLPEDDTPLIWVHAVSVGETRAAQPLVDALLAARPDARILLTHMTPGGRATGEQLFGDRVLRCYLPYDMPHAVRRFLRAWRPSLGLVMETEVWPTLIDECKHADVPLVLTNARMSARSAKRAAKFGAGAREVFGGFTRVLAQSPSDAERLSALGARNVAVLGNLKFDMASPPALIARGRDWRRAIGTRPVWVAASTREGEEELVLQAFEALKMPDALLILVPRHPQRFDEVAALVERKGLKLARRSKWAPAAPGKNAQGGSSQASAVSVAASAALNALPHDVNILLGDSMGEMGAYYAAADLAFIGGSLLPLGGQNLIEACAVGVPVLIGPHVFNFTQATADAKAAGACEQVQDPADLARALRELFEDKSRRVAMGAAAAAFAARHRGATARTVDVLSALI
- the ureG gene encoding urease accessory protein UreG; the protein is MNSHAPSKRTKKLPPLRVGVGGPVGSGKTTLLEMLCKAMRERYDLVAITNDIYTKEDQRLLTVAGALPAERIMGVETGGCPHTAIREDASINLEAVDQMLTRFPDADIVFIESGGDNLAATFSPELSDLTIYVIDVAGGEKIPRKGGPGITKSDLLVINKTDLAPLVGANLDIMASDAKKMRGERPFVMCNLKALDGLDQVMGFIEKKGLLVG
- a CDS encoding urease accessory protein UreF, coding for MNIAELTALLHLASPALPIGAFSYSQGLEAAIEANLIANAEDASRWIAAGLDTVLAPGELPFLAHQLERWRAHDAAALIEANAEFVASRESAELRRETSQMGWSLRQLCAQLEWGDTERRATLDRMTPVAQPTAFAFAAFAHDAAADATLAAYAFSWVENQTAAALKAVPLGQVAGQRILVALRPAIERAVARALATPPDSLNTFAPQLGILSSRHESQYSRLFRS